The sequence below is a genomic window from Gavia stellata isolate bGavSte3 chromosome 11, bGavSte3.hap2, whole genome shotgun sequence.
CCATGGGGACGTAAAATTGTGCTGCCGGTGTTAAAAATTCCCAAGGGCAATATGCAAAGTGTGGTCGTTCGGGGAGGGACTATCAGATAAAAAGCCGCTGAACCTCTACTTTCTTTCCAGGTATATCAAATGTCTCATCATTTTCAGCCTTAGTCTGGGACTCATCTTCCTGTTGGGATTCTTCCgtatgaagaataaaaattacatgtaaGTGAAGCAAAAGTAAGGTTGCATGACTTCGTCTGCCCAGGGCAGCAAGGATCTGACCCGTGACACTTGATTTAACTCTCATGGGGTTTAGGCTAATATTGGAAGGGCAGCAGCCCAAAGTTAGGTCCTAGAGCCTAGATCCACATTTGGGCAGGCAAGGGATCAGATTAGCCAAAGTGCAGCTCCTTGGGGCAAAATCAGCtgtatggaaaaagaaaacgtGATTGAGCTGAAGCCTTTGGGTAAGTGAGGacctgaagaagcagaaaactgtCCAACAGCTACGCCTGAGGGACGAAGCTTGTTTGGGTTGGTGCCTTGGACCGGCTGCGGGTGTGGTGTCAGGAGAACCTGCTGGGGTTTGGCTTTGCCAGGTCTCAGAGATGGGGTATGGCACTGGAGAGGCTGTTTTCCCCACCTGTCACCTTCCTGCAGAATCTCGAAGAGCCACAAGGAGCTGCTGATACCGTCCACATCTTGCCGCGCCAGGACTAACGTCATGTTCCTCAAGACCCACAAGACAGCCAGCAGCACCATCCTGAACATCATGTTCAGGTTTGTGGAGAGGTACAACCTCACCGTCGCCCTCCCAGCTGGCCAGCTCGTCCACCTGGGCTACCCGAAGACCTTCCTTGCCGACTTTGTGGAGGAATTTCAAGCCATAGGACAAAACTACAATATCATGTGCAACCACCTGCGGTTTAACGCCTTGGAGGTAAGAAAGAGCCAAGATACGTGCGGAGAAACCTGGTTGAACAAGCAGTGCCTCTGGACTAACagtctctcttcttcctccccacaaaTAAATAGGTGCAAAAGGTGATGGCAGCAAACACCTTCTACTTCTCCATCCTGAGGAACCCCATTCATCAGCTGGAGTCTTCCTACGTCTACTACAAGGACAGTGTCCCTGCCTTCAGGATCTCCAAGGACGTGAACAAGTACCTGGCGTCACCGATGAAGTATTATCGTCCGGCGGATTACAAGCAAAACATCTACGCCAGGAATATCATGTGGTTTGACTTTGGCTACAATAATAATGCAAAGGACAACAAAAAGTACATCCAGGCGGTCTTGAAGAAGATTGAACGGAACTTCCATCTGATCTTGATAGCAGACTACTTTGATGAGTCCATGATCCTCTTGAAGCACACTTTGTGCTGGGATCTGGATGACGTGATTTACTTTAAGCTCAATTCCAGAAGCCAGGACACTGTCCAGACCTTGACTCCGGAAAGCAAGGAGCGGATAAAAGTGTGGTGCTCGCTGGACTGGAAGCTCTACCTGCACTTCAACCAGAGCTTCTGGCGGAGAATTGAGGAGACCATAGGACTTAAGGAGCTGGAAAAGGAGGTGAATCACCTGCGAATGAGACAGAAGGAGCTCATGGAGACCTGTCTCTTGGACCAGGAGGCAGTGGGGAAGGAACACATCAAGAACAAAGCTCTCCTGCCTTTCCAGTCAGGGGCTGCAAATATCCTTGGGTACAACCTCAGACAAGACTTAGACAACAGGACTCTGAGAACCTGCCAGAAAATGATTATGCCAGAGCTCCAGTACATGTCCTATCTTTACGCTGTTCAACATCCGCACAAGAAGAGGAAGCAGTTAGGGTTGCCCTTGCTGTGGCCCAGTTTCCAGGAGAAGatgcagctcccagctcccagctAGGGCACGCCACAACCCACTGCGGTTTCCCACTGCTTTGCACCACCACCCTGTGGCTGGCCCACCAGGACCCTTGTGCACGAGGGGGAGGCGGGGGTCTTTGTTTGGGGCCACCAAGCTGGTGGTGGGTCCCTTTTTGGGAACCTTGAGCCAAAGGCTCTGTGTTGGCCGGATCCTGCGTGATCCCTCCTCCTTGCTCccaggcagggggacagccCGCTGCTGCTGAGTGCTGGGCAGGCTTTCAGCAGGCTTAGACATTCCTGCCTTTTAATCATTAATCATGAGCTTGAtcattttgtttgcatttgacTTTATTTAATAGCCGTCATTACGTCCAGGCTGGTCACATCTCACTAGAGCAAGTCCTGATTTTCAGtgtttagggggaaaaaaaggggagggagagggaaacaAGGAGGAGAGCGCAACGAGGGGACGCAGCGCTTGAAGGAGTGGGAGAGATGTTGGGTCTCCCATCCAGCAGCATCCATGCTTGATGATGTCTAACCACTGTGCAATGCCGGGGCCGCTTTTCAGCCGGGAGTCCTGAGCACCGTGCCCGAAGCTGGGCGCACTGGCTGGCAGCCTGTCCCCACTGGCACGTGAGACGTCCCTCTCATGCATGTCATGAGGTGCGGGGGGCCTCTGCACCACTTGGGACAGCTTGGTCCCGTTTTGTGGTTTCACCCCTCTCTCTTGGATGAGGGTCCCCAGCCCCTGGACATGGATGGTCTCTTGGGCTCAGCATCCCTGAAGCCCTTTATCAGCAGAGGCTTCATCGGGCACCCTTGCTGTGTTGGCCAAACTCTCTCCAACAGGGATTAGgagaggggtggagggaggcaCGGCTCTTGCTCGTTTAGGTCATGCCCTTGTTATTGAAGGAGGTAATTAAACCTGCCTGGGACGTCTTTGCTTGtttggcagctccctcctgccacGCCAGTGCTGGGAAGGTTTGTCAGAAGGACGGCAGTGCCAAGCCCAACAGCTTTGACGTCACCGCCGTTAATGATTGCCCATTGCCGGTTTCCTATGCACCTGCCATCCCCAACGGTGCAATATTTCAACACTTAGCCAGCGTCTCCTCCCACTTGCGCTGGTTGGGGTGGCGGCGGGGATGCAGATGGTGCGACTGGGATGATGGATCCGGAGTCACTTGGCTTGCAGCTTCGCCTTGGCGGCTAAGTAGCCCGGCAGCATCTCAGCCCAGGAAGCAGGAGAGATGCTGTtggaggggagcagagctgggattttCCTTGGCTACGTTTAAACCCGGCAGGTAGCCAGGGAGGCCAGCTGAGGCAAGGGTTAACCTCCTGCAATGCAACCTGTGCTCCACACGATGTACAACCAGAGCAACGGGGGTTAACAGCACCCACACAGTTTTCTGCTCCAGCAACCCTAGCTAAAATTAACCAGGCTTAGGAGGCATTTGTAACTAGCCAGGGCAGGGGAGATGGCAGCCGCACGTTCAGCCTGGGCAATCCCTGGGGGCCTTTCCCAGCCGATTCTGCAGCTGGAGCCTGGGCTTTCACCTTGGAGCTTCTGATCCGTGACTTCCTGTGTGAATTTTCTTGAGCCCCTTTAGATGCTGAGAATGGAATATAAGCATCAAATCATTGCTTAATGCCTGACCTGTGGGTGcttgggggggtcccagggagGGTGGGACCCTCTGGACCACAGCCCACGGGCCGGGGAGCTCACGTCTAGGGTGGACCACGGTGAATGTGGGTTGCAGCACCTGGGCAGGGAGGTCTGGCTTCTCGCAGCCTGTGGGAGGAGGGAAACTGAGGTAGAAGAAGCAAACACACCCCCCCACCTGCAGATCCCTTTGCCTCTCCTCCCTGGGGGTCTGAGCAAGGCGGCTCAGCACCCACGGGGgcccccggctctgcccggGCTGATAACGGTGCCTTTGTGCCGTCTGGCGCTGCACAAGCGGCCACCACTGCTGACTCAGGGCTTTTTCCCGGCCACTGTCGCTGCGGGAGCCCCGTGACCCATCGGTGGGGGGACCCTGCAAGGCAGGGGTGGGAACGAAGCAGTGAGGCGACGGGCTCTGCAGAAAGCCGGTGGCTGCGGGAGCCAGCGTTACCCGGTGGCAGGGGCGAGGGGCGGAGGGGAGACCCCCAGCTGAGCAGGACCCGGTGAGTGCCTTCACTTTCTCCGTGGGGTGTTTGATCAGCAAAAGCTCCTAATTAAAACGCAGGTGAAAGCCGCCCTCGGTCGCTCCAGCTGCGCGCCCGGAGTGGGCTGCCCATCTCCTCCTGCGGTGATAACCTGGGACACGTAACCTGGGGAGAGCTGACCGCGGTGGCACTCATGCTGTCACCAAAGGATAGGCGCTCAGGGACCACTCGCACCCCACTGCCGCATGGACAGTCTGGCTGGGGACCCCACGGTTCATGTTGTGCACCCCAGGTTTCCcctgcagggcagggggcaATGAGGAGCCGGCTGGGTCCGCTGCGCTGGAGGCACCAGAAATAGAGAACAAAACGCTCCCTGACCCCCTCAGAGGACCCTGGGCTGGTCCCGGGGTCTTGGCCGTGCTGAGATGGGCTTTGCCCCTCCAACACCCGCTTGATGATGGGAGCGGGGAGCCGCAGGTCTCACCCTGCCTCAATTTACCAGAAACCCCTTTTGAAGACCATGTTGAAgatcaatttaattttatttttattccgGGGTAGCTCAGGTCAGCCTCTTCAGTGTTACCCAAAATCCCGTCCCACCTTCAAGTGGCGGTGACTTGCCCCCGCGGCAGCACACGTTCAGCCCCCTCtcaaccccagccctgcccgtaGCGACCTGCCCTCCAGCCCAGGCCTCCAGGGGGGTTctccaaacccaaacccaccaaGTTAAACCCCAAATCCCTCCAAGGACaacccagctcccagcccacaCCCACAACCATGCCCAGCAGCCGGTCCCTCCCGTTTCATCAACCCCCCGGGGTGGGGCTGCCTCTTTCTGCCGCAGATGCCATGGGTTCCCGGCACTTCCCCGCCCGGACCGTGCTCTTCGAGAAGGAGTCCAACGGCGTCACGTACCGCGTACCTGCCCTGCTCTACCTGCCCTGTGTGGCCAAGCTTCTGGCTTTCGcggaggagcggctgagcgcCGATGATGCCCACGCCAACCTGCTGGTGCTGCGCCGCGGCACCGTCTATGGGAGCTACGTGGAGGTGGGGTGGAGGATGCACCCAGGGTCGGGGGGACATGTTGGGCTGGGGGCAAGGAGACAGCCAGGTTGTTCTCCTCCACTGCTTGTGCATGGCACAGCCGAGCTCTGGAAGGCAcagggaggtgggagggggGTGGGTGAAGTGGGGTGGTCCTGACCCCTCtccatcctctcctcctcctcccggggCAGTGGGAAGACATGCGTGTGCTGGAGACGGCGACGCTGCAGCACCACCGGTCGATGAACCCCTGCCCGCTCTACGACGAGTTCACCGGCaccctcttccttttcttcatcaCGGTGCTGGGCAGGACGCCCGAAGCCTACCAGATCGTCACCGGCCAAAACGTCACCCGCCTCTGCTGCGTCACCAGTGCTGACCAGGGCCTGAGCTGGAGCACGGCCATGGACCTGACGCAGCAGGTCATTGGCGGGGCCATCAAAGGTAGCCCACCGGAGAGGGGCGAGGAGGGGGGAGGACAGCCAGCAAGAGCGCGGCCATGGGGTTTGGCCTCCTGGAGCCACCCGTGGTGTGGCTGGAGGTGGCCTCGGGTTAGGAAGCCCATGAGCATCAAAGAGATGGGGTGGAGGAGGACCTCAagcagaagggagagaggaCGGAGGGAGTAGCTCTACTGCTTGCACGGggggagagaagacagagaGGCCCCGTAGCTATGGGTAGGACCTTATGTGTGAGGACAactgggcagcactgggctctgctgccctcccaccccaccaccttGCTTGGCTAAGCTGGGGGGATGCTCTGGAGACCCTTCCACATTGGGCATGGAGGGGGCACCATGGAGGCCACTCTTCACCCCCATCCCATCTCCGCTCCCCAGACTGGGCAACATTTGCGCTGGGCCCCGGGCACGGGATCCAGCTGCGGTCCGGCCGGCTGCTGGTGCCCGCCTACAGCTACCACATCGACTGCAAGGAGTGCTTCGGGCAGCTCTGCAAGACCACCCCTCACTCCTTCGCCTTCTACAGCGACGACCACGGCCGGGGCTGGCGCTTCGGCGAGTTCATCCCCAACCTGCAGACGGGCGAGTGCCAGCTGGTCTCGGTGGACGAGGAGGACGGTTCCAACGTCCTCTACTGCAACGCCCGCAGCCCCTTGGGCTACAGGGTCCAGGCACTCAGCACGGACGACGGGGCTGTCTTCCATGGGGGGCAGCTGGTCCAGCGGCTGGTTGAGCCCCCCCATGGCTGTCACGGCAGCGTCATCGGCTTTCCCGCACCTTTCGTGTatgtccctgctgtcccccagggctcagctcGTCAGCTGCTCCCCGGGATGCTCCCCAGGTTTCGGCACTTGCCCGCCCAGCCGGCAGCGGGTGATAAGCTGCTCACCGTGGCCACCGGCAGCCACCAAGAGCCAGCTGAGCCCAAGGAGGGCTGTCCTACCCCAGGGCATGACAGCCATGCCCACAGCATCGCCTCGGTCCGAGGGGACCCTGCGGtgacccccagccccgctcccttCTTCCAAGCGCCGACGTGGGTCCTCTACTCCCACCCCACCAGCTCCATGTCACGGGTCAACATGGGAATTCACCTGAGCACCTTCCCCAGGGATGTGGAAAGCTGGACCGAGCCGTGGGTCATCTACGAGGGCCCAAGTGCTTACTCAGACCTGGCTTACATGGAGCTGCCCTACAACGAGGTCTCCATCTCTGGTAGCCCAGCCATCGCTTTCGCCTGCCTCTACGAGAACGGGACACGGTCGCCCTACGAGCAGATTTCCATCAGCATGTTCACACTGCACGATGTGCTCCAGAACATCCCCCTGACAGCCACTGCTCCCCGGCGGGACGGTGGCCTCCCACGCCGCAGGAAGCAGGGGCGAAGGAATTGCCGTGTCTCCTAGTGCCCCCCCGGGCCAGGTCCCCCCAGTCCCCCAGCGCTGGACCCCAGGGCATGAACCCAGAACCCAGCTCACTAGGATGCTCACAGCCCGGGGTCCTGCCACCGGCCAGCACGACCACATCACACCGAAGGCATGCGCTACCGTCCCAAAACTGGGttttatctcatttttattgctgatttttaattatatagTTGGTTGGGCATGGAGGCTTATgccaccagcccagccccaggctcctTTCCGAGCACATGAGCTGCCCCATGAAATACGTAATGGGAGGCAACAGCAGCGATGCAGGGGCGAAGGCAGCTGGGGGTACCCCCTGTCACCCACCTGTGCCGGGTGCTGGGTCCCGGGGGACACGATGTTCCGGCTGTGCCATACCTGGTACTACCACCCCGCTCCAAGGGGTTTCCTCCCATGgtcataaatatttatgttccTTTTTTACTGCTCCTTTTTAATGATCCTGTTCGAGCAAATTCCTTTTTCTCAACGGTCTCTCCAAAATTGCCCAGTTACTGTTTAATCTGgctgactgcttttttttttttttaagctaccGTGGACATTGCTACTTCCCCCTGAATCTTAATGGTTTTAGGGCAAACCtcctcccagcacaggcaggttCAAGCCTGTACCCACGCTCAGTCCCTGTATCCCCACGCGGAGACGGGGGATGCGCGGAAGCCGGTGACAGCCCCTGCGAGCGCAGCAGTGGGTGGTGCGGTGGGGtcccgggcgggcggggaggaGCGGCTGCTCCTAACGTttgctgtgtgtgtgtttgtgggtGAACTTTGGGGGGGGCTACACCTCATTTCCAGCACTACCTCCTTCAGCACGACTCCATCCAagtcccccagccccagccggAGCCCGGCTCGGCTCCTCCGGTCTCCTTCATCCCTCGTGCCCTGCGCGGGAGACAAACACCAACACAAACTGCCCTAAATACAGATTGATTAACGAAAATAAGTTAGTGTTCCAGCTCTTATCTCTACCAATACCAGCGTGACACATTTTGCACTTGGGCGGGTGGAGGCTGAGGAGGAGCGGCCGGGGAAGCCGTTGGGCTCATGCCCGGATGCCAGGAGCCAGCTCCTCACCTCCATCGCTCACTGGGCCGGCTTCCAACCCCAAATGGCTGCCAGCCCCAAGGGCATCCGCTCCAGGGCGGAGGGAGAGGTAGTGCCCGGGCCGAGGGCTCTGCACAGAGGCAGCCCTTTGCACGCTGGCCCTATGCACATCTCTGACGTCTCGTGCGGGCTGGGGTGTCTGTCCCCCGTGGGGGAGTCTGTCTGTCTTGCACTGGGCTCTTGCACCGGGCTGGTATCACAGCTTGTACCGTATCCCCGCCGTGGCATTTGCCACTGGCCGAGGGTCACCCGGGGACGACACCTCCTCCAAGCACCAGCCTCCTGGCACCATCGCGGGTCCCTACTTTCCCTCGCAAAAGCCGCAGAGGCACCCGAGGCAGCCGTTGAGGATCTGGAGGGAGGCCAGCACCATCTCGGCGGCGCTGatgagcagcaggagggagaagaggacgATGTTCCAGGGCACGATGCCGGCCGGCTCCAAGCAGATGCTCCAGGTGCGACGATCGTGCAGGTAATTCTCTGCCCTGCGCaacagggagaggaggagatgcAAGATGCTACCCTGCGGCGGGTCAGGAATCGCATCGCTTTCCACCACGAAGGTGTGCCCCAGACGCCCCGTCCTTCATCCCGAGGATGAGCGGGGTCAGCAGGGTAATGGGGATGGGAAGCACCGCGTAGAAAACCGTGGAAGGTGAGGACCCTCTTGAGCTACCAGGGTCTTGCATCACCACCAGCAagcccacccaccccacccatCATAAATAACACCAACTTCATTAGCAATAAGTTGACGAGGCGGCATCTGCGACTCAACCCCGCTGCCTCACCTGGCGTCAGGCTCCTGGCTGCCCGTGTCCAGGAAGGGGTAACCCCAGAGGGTGCCATGCTCGGAGGCGTTGTAGAAGCAGAGGGGTCCATTGGTCAAACCCACCCCGGAGAGGACGAAGCAGGCGGCAGCACCCAGGAGCGCCAGCTTGGAGAGCACAGCAGAGATGAAAGCCTGCGGGCAGCACccagggagggtgggggggactGAAAGTCAGACGGGGTCCA
It includes:
- the NEU4 gene encoding sialidase-4, encoding MGSRHFPARTVLFEKESNGVTYRVPALLYLPCVAKLLAFAEERLSADDAHANLLVLRRGTVYGSYVEWEDMRVLETATLQHHRSMNPCPLYDEFTGTLFLFFITVLGRTPEAYQIVTGQNVTRLCCVTSADQGLSWSTAMDLTQQVIGGAIKDWATFALGPGHGIQLRSGRLLVPAYSYHIDCKECFGQLCKTTPHSFAFYSDDHGRGWRFGEFIPNLQTGECQLVSVDEEDGSNVLYCNARSPLGYRVQALSTDDGAVFHGGQLVQRLVEPPHGCHGSVIGFPAPFVYVPAVPQGSARQLLPGMLPRFRHLPAQPAAGHDSHAHSIASVRGDPAVTPSPAPFFQAPTWVLYSHPTSSMSRVNMGIHLSTFPRDVESWTEPWVIYEGPSAYSDLAYMELPYNEVSISGSPAIAFACLYENGTRSPYEQISISMFTLHDVLQNIPLTATAPRRDGGLPRRRKQGRRNCRVS
- the GAL3ST2 gene encoding galactose-3-O-sulfotransferase 2, which codes for MKTPGCTSRYIKCLIIFSLSLGLIFLLGFFRMKNKNYIISKSHKELLIPSTSCRARTNVMFLKTHKTASSTILNIMFRFVERYNLTVALPAGQLVHLGYPKTFLADFVEEFQAIGQNYNIMCNHLRFNALEVQKVMAANTFYFSILRNPIHQLESSYVYYKDSVPAFRISKDVNKYLASPMKYYRPADYKQNIYARNIMWFDFGYNNNAKDNKKYIQAVLKKIERNFHLILIADYFDESMILLKHTLCWDLDDVIYFKLNSRSQDTVQTLTPESKERIKVWCSLDWKLYLHFNQSFWRRIEETIGLKELEKEVNHLRMRQKELMETCLLDQEAVGKEHIKNKALLPFQSGAANILGYNLRQDLDNRTLRTCQKMIMPELQYMSYLYAVQHPHKKRKQLGLPLLWPSFQEKMQLPAPS